The region TGATGCATCGGGTGACCCGCGAGAAGAAGGCCATTCCGCCAGCTCCGGTCGAGGAGGCTATCCCTGCTCCCGCACCAACGACGACGGTTTCGGTCGAACCGGCAGAGGAAGAGGAGCCTCGTCTCGAGTTTCGCAGACGCAACGTAGAGCCTGAACCGGAGCCCAGACCTGCGAAGCGGTGGCGATCAGAGGATAGACCGAGGCGGCAAAGCGCCGGCGTGGCCAAAGGGATATTCGTCTGGCTTGGGTGGGCCATCGCCGCGGGGTTTGCCGTGGCGGGAGTGAGGCTGTACCAGCAGCAGATGGAGTACAGGACGAGACTTGCCGTCCTGGACGCCGAGGTGAGCCAGCTCCGGGCGAATGCCACAGGCGCAGGGCGGCTGATAGAGGCGATGACCGATCCTTCGGCACAGCGCGCTCTGCTCTCCCCTCCCGAGTCCGATTCCGGGTCACTGGCGGAAGGACACGTGATCTACGACGCCGACAGGGGTTCGCTGATTCTGCTGGCGGACCATCTTGCTCCGGTGGGAATCGACAAGACCTATGAGCTGTGGATGATTCCAGCAGACGGAACCAGTCCCATTCCGGCGGGTACATTCCACCCTGACGCGCAGGGCAACGGGAACGTGATTCTGCCTTCGCTGCCGAAGGCTGTCGCGGTAAAGGCGTTCGGGATAACGATCGAGGACGGGGCTGGATCGCAGACTCCGACGATGCCGATTGTGCTGGCAGGAAGCTGACCGGGACGGCTTTCTTTTGGATAGTCCACAAAAATCCCTGTACTTGCCAGTAGCGTTTGTGGCGCTTCGGGCAAAATACAGGGATTCTTCGCGTTGCTCAGAATGACGGCTTCTTAAGGCCGGGGACTGCGCTACGGCAGCTGGGTCCGCACCATGATGCCCTTGCCCTGCAGGGGCACGGTCGTCTCTACGACATCGGTATCGGTACGGATGATCGTCATGCGGTCCGACTCAGGAGACGTCACGTAGACCTTGCCGGTAGGCGTACCGCTGATGCAGGCGATGAAGGTAGGATGGGGCGAATCCGGTACCGGGATGGTAGCCGTGACGGTGTTGGTGGTCAGGTTGACGACCGAGACCGTGCTGTCTGCCCGATTGATGACGTAAGCACGGGAGCCATCCTGCAGGACCGCTACCATCAGGGGGTCGACGCCCACGGGTACAGTAGCCAGCACCTGGCCAAATCCATTGGCATCGATGGGGTTGTTAGGGTCGCAGTTAGGATTGCCTGGAAGAGCGGCCGCTGAGCAGAGAGGGATGTTGATGATGCTTACCGATCCCTTGGACACGCCATCGCCCTCGTTGGCGACGACCAGCTCGTTGCGGGTAGGTGCGAGATCGGCCCAGATCGGAGCGACTCCAACCGGAATCGGATTGACCGCAGGCGCGGGAACGTTATCGGCCTGATTGGTCTGCGCGTTGATGACGGAGACGGTATTGTCACCTTTGTTCATGATGAAGGCGCGCTTGCCATCAGTGGTCATTACGCCGTAGATGGGGCTGCGTCCTACGTCGATCTTGTTAGAGATAGTGCTGCTTGCCATCTCGATGGCGGCAACTTCGCCAGGGCCACCATCGTCCTTCTGACTGATAACGTAGGCGCGAGGCGAGCCGGAGTTGCCAGCGATGTAGACCGGAGAGTATCCGGGATCAATGGGAAACTCCTGATTCAGCGAGGGAGGCGGAGGCGATTCCTTGAGCTGCGCCACAGCGGTGCGACCGGGTTCTGTGACAAAGAGCGCAGTAGCGTCGGAGAAGATGCTGTTGGAGTTCGCGTTATCGAGCAGCGTTGTCTGGATGACATCGCGGGTCTGCAGCGAGGGGGAGATATCGAAGCTGGTGAGCGTCTTATCGCCGTTGAGCGTGTAGCCGGTGTTTCCGGACGCGTCGAGCATCAGGTAGTACGGCGAAGCCCCGACGTTGGCGGTGACCAGAACGCTATCGCCGGAGAAGTCGACGATCGTAACCAGGCCAGGCAGATCAGGTCCCGGACTGGAGATCGCGATCGCATATTTATTGGGCTGCGAGGCAGGTCCAACGGGATTGATGCTGGTGACAACAGGACGATAGGTGTTGCCGCAACCTGCCAACGATCCGAGGGAGACCGCGGCGAAGGCGAGGGTGGAAATAGCCTGGAGACGTGACCGCCTGGATGGCCGGTCGATACGAACCTCAGGGGTTCCTTCTGCTTCAATTCTTCCTAAACGCAAAACTGCTCCCGCGGTGCTGCTGGTGATTAGCTAAGCTACAGATGAGATTGTAAATCACCACGGCTGGAAAACCCGGCGGGAGTGACGAAATGCAGGTCTGGCGGAAGGCAATTCCGGAGGGGCGAGACAGGGTGCAAGCGAGGGCACTGACCTGGGTGGTGGGTCTGTTGCTGCTTGCAGGAGCTCTGGCGCTGCCACTGGGTACGGCCCGGCTGGGACTTCCGCTGTGGCCCCTGGGAAGACCTCTGCTGCTGAGCGTGGGCTTTGCGGCTGTCGTGTTGTTGCTGCGCGCGGCGACGCCTGCGGCCTCGGCGATAGGGCTGCTGATCTGTTTCCTTCTTGCCGAAGCTCCTGCGGCGTGGTCGCGCTACGCAAAAGACACGGCAGAACATTGGCTGCTTGCAGCACTGGCGGCCCTGTTTGTGCTGACCTTTGCGGCGACAAAGTATGGCAGAGGCAAAAAGGAAGCGCGCGGCCTGTCGGAGTCGCGGCGCGGAAGAAGCGCGTCGCAGATTGTGGCGAATCTTGGGATAGCCGGGCTGTTTGCCGCGGTGGGGTGGTACGAAGGATGCGTGGCTGCCCTCGCCGAGGCGGCGGCGGATACGGTTTCTTCAGAGATCGGGCAGGCAACGGGGCATCGGGCACGGCTGGTGACGACAGGCCAGATTGTGCCTTCGGGGACCGATGGCGGAGTTACGACTGCAGGAACGGTGGCCGGGCTCGCGGCAGCGGCGATTGTTGTTGCGATTGGCTCCGGGCATCATGCATTGTGGCCGACCCAGGTGGTTACCTGGATGGCGGCGGGCGCTGGGCTGTACTTCGACAGCTTGTTGGGAGCGACGGTAGAGCGGCGGGGCTGGATGGGGAATGATCTTGTGAACTTCTCTTCAACGCTGTGCGCGGCTGTGCTTGCGAGCATTTTCTGAGCGAACCGCTGGTGGCTTCCGCTCTGCCGGACGCGATTGTCGGCTCAACAAGCATCGCTGAGACCGCAGATCCTTCGACTTCGCCCTTCGGGCTCCGCTCAGGATGACACTCCGTGAGGATGGCCCCTTCAAGTCCACTGAAATTTGGTTGTTCTGAGGACGAGTGACGTGCCGAAGAAGAGTCTTGAGGATGGCCGCGCTTTACTTGAGGACTGCGCTCTTAATCGTCGCCTTTGCGGAGCCAATCGAAGTTGAGGTTGAGCCTCCAGGCGGTGTAGCTGAGGACCTCATGGGCGTATCGCATGAAGAGATCCCACCAGCCGAGGTGTCCTACGGTGGCTCGCGGTGAGGTGTAGACGTCGAGGCCTATATCCTGGCAGAGTTCGCGAATGCGAAAGAGATGGGTTCCGTCGGAGACGACGACGATATGGTGCAGGTTAAAGTCTCGGGCGATGGCGGCAAGACGATGGACCTGTTGTTCAGTATCGGTGGAGCTGGTCTCAGCGATGATGTTGCCGATGGGGACGCCGTGGGCGAGAAGGTAATCGCGTCCGACACCGCCCTCGGTATGGCCGGAATCCTTGTCGCTTCCTCCTCCGAGGGTAACGATGATGGGGGCGATCTTCATGCGGTAGAGATCGACGGCGTGGTCGAGGCGGAAATGGAGCGTGGGGGAAGGGCGACCGGAGTACTCTGCAGCTCCAAAGACAGCGATGGCGTCGGCCTGCTGGGCCTGATCCTCAGAGGCGACTTCGTTGATCTGCTGGACGACGTAGAAACACCAGGCCACACCAATGACGAATGCGGTGATCAGTAGCGTGCGCAGCAGGGTGCTTGCCGTCGAAGGGTGCTGACGGCGCTGATTGTTGCGGGAAACCATCATGGCCTGTGAGAACTTCGAGTGTAAGGCATCCGCGCCGGGAACCCCAAGAAATTCAGTGACTCAGGGCGAGCGCAATCTCGTGGGTTGGGATAGCGCCTTCACGGAGAATCATCCAGGAGCTTCCGCCGGCGGAGATATCGACGATGGTGGTAGGGACGGAGCGCGCCGTCGGCCCCCCGTCGACGATGAGTGGGATCTTGTCGCCAAGTTGCTCGCGAACCCCGTACGCGTAGGTACATTCGGGCATCCCGAAGAGGTTCGCGGAGGTTGCGGTAATGGGAAGACCGAGGCTGGAGACGATGGCTCGGGGGATTGCAGCCTCCGGCACGCGCAAAGCGACATTGCCGGTATTGGCGGTGACGCGGAGGGGCAGTTTGGAGCCGGCACGAACGATAAGCGTGAGCGGTCCGGGCCAGAAACGCTCGGCGAGGCGGTCAAAAGCGGTGTCGAGCCCGCGGGAGAGCTCGTAGGCCTGGGCGACATCGCGGATGAGCAGAGACAGAGGTTTGTGGCGGGCTCGCGACTTGATCTCATAGATGCGATCGACGGCGCGCAGATTGACCGGATCGACCGCGAGGCCATAAAAGGTATCGGTAGGAAGAGCTACAACCTGACCTGCGTGGAGACGATCAGCTACCTGAGAGATGAGCTCTGGTTCGGGCTCATCGGGATGAATACGAAGCGTATCGGCCGTCAAAATCCTGAAGCTCCTGTGCCGTGTGCGGCCTTCTGGAACATAGGATACCGCTGGAGCCGGTCAAAAGCGATGCGTCTGATCAAGACGGCGTAAACTTTTGGGATGGCGGGAAGCGAGGAGATCAAGAGTCGCAGCAATGCGCGGGTAAAGCAGCTACGCGCAGCCTTTGCGGGACAGGAGCGGCTGTCAGAGGGCCTGCTGGCGATTGAAGGGGAACATCTTCTGGAAGAGGCGGTGCGCAGTGGTCTGGAGATCAGGACCGTCTTTCTGACGGAGCATCAACAGATTCCAGATGGAGTAAAAGCGACGACCGAGATTGTGCGGCTCAGCACGGACGTATTTCGCAGCGCGGTCGAGACGCGGTCTCCGCAGGGCATTGCAGCGCTGGTGGCTCCCGCAAAGTTTGAGATCGCCGAGATCTTTGAGCGACAGGACCAGGCGCTGATTGTGATTGCCGCGGGCCTGCAGGATCCGGGGAACCTGGGCACGATCATCCGGTCGGCAGAGGCCTTTGGAGCAAATGGCGTGATTGCGACGCCGGGAACGGTGAGCGTGTGGAACCAGAAGGCTGTTCGGGCGAGCGTGGGAAGCGTGTTTCGTCTACCGGTAGCTACGGCCGCGACTCAAGAGATTGCAGATCTGGCAGCGGAGTATGGCGTCCGGTTGCTTGCTGCTATGGGCTCGGCGAAAGGCGGTGTGCTGCGCGCCCAGGATATCAGCCTGAGTGAGCCATGCGCGTTTCTGATTGGCAATGAGGGGGCGGGGCTCTCGCAGGAGTGGATGAAACTGGGAGCGGAGAGCATTACGATTCCCTGCCCCGGCCCGGTCGAGAGTCTCAATGCGGCGGTTGCGGCTTCGCTGCTGCTGTATGAGGCCTCGCGGCAAAGGTCGCTGGAGACGAGAAGGGGCGCACCTCGGATTCCCGGGCCTCTGCGAAGACGCCCGACGGGGGCGACGCGATGAGCCTGTTCGATACGACGCCGATGACGACGGCATCGCGGGGAGCGGTGCGGGCTCCGCTGGCAGAGCGGATGAGGCCGCACACACTGGACGAGTATGTCGGTCAGGGGCATCTGCTGGGTCCGGGTAAGCCGCTGCGCGTGGCGATTGAAAACGATGATCCTACGTCGATGATCTTCTGGGGACCGCCGGGAACGGGCAAGACGACGCTGGCGAAGATTATCGCGCAGCGGACGCATGCGACGTTTATTGAGTTTTCCGCGGTGCTGAGCGGGATTAAGGAGATCAAACAGGTGATGGCCGATGCCGAAAAGGCGGCGCACCTGGGGTCGCGGACGATTTTGTTTATCGATGAAATTCATCGCTTCAACAAGGCGCAGCAGGACGCATTTCTGCCTTATGTGGAGCGCGGGACGATACGGCTGATCGGAGCGACGACGGAGAATCCATCGTTTGAGATCAACTCTGCCCTGCTGTCACGCTGTCGTGTCTATACGCTGGTGGGGCTGACGGAGGCACAGGTTGTAGAACTCCTGCAGCGGGCGCTGAACGACGCGGAGCGCGGGCTGGGAGCCTCGGGGATTACAGCTGAAGATGAGGCGCTGGCAACGATTGCTTCGTACTCGAGCGGCGACGCTAGAAATGCGCTGAATGCGCTGGAAGTGGCAGCGCGATTGGTACAGGGCCGCAAAGAAAAGATATTGACGAAGGCGATCGCCGCAGAAGCGCTGCAGAGGCGGGTTCTGCAGTACGACAAGCGGGGCGAGCAGCACTACGACATCATCTCGGCACTGCATAAGAGCGTGCGCAACTCCGATCCGGACGCCGCGCTGTACTGGCTGGGAAGGATGCTGGAGGCGGGCGAAGACCCGATGTATGTTGCGCGGCGCGTGGTTCGCATGGCGGTGGAAGACATCGGGCTGGCGGCGCCGGAGGCATTGAACCTTTGTCTCTCGGCGAAGGATGCGATGCATTTCCTAGGGCATCCGGAGGGTGAGCTGGCCCTGGCGCAGGCAGTGGTGTACCTTGCGCTGGCGCCGAAGTCGAACGCGGTCTACGTGGCATACAACACGGTACGAGGCGACATCCAGGCAACGGCTGCGGAGCCTGTTCCGCTGCACCTGCGGAATGCGCCGACAAAGCTGATGAAGGATTTGAACTACGGCAAGAACTACCAGTATGCGCACGATGTGGAAGGCCGCGTCGCAGACATGGAGTGTCTTCCACCTTCGCTGGCGGGGCGACACTACTATGTACCGACCAGCGAAGGACGCGAAAAGCTGCTGGCGCAGCGCATGGAAGAGATTGCGCGCATCAAGGCTTCGAAGCGGGGCTGAAGGATCTGCGGATGATAGCTTTTCGCTACTTGTGCGCTTTTGATGCTGCCGGGACAGCGTAGGCGCCACAGGCAAAATACAGGGATCCGCTTTGCTCAGGATGACGGCTTTCAAGAACCAACTTCGCGAGAACTGCACTCACTTTTTTCGACCAGTCCCAACAGGTTGGCATCGCGCCAGATACGCCACTGGCCATCGGCGCCGCGACGAAAGACGGAGAGCACATTGCCTGCGCGTTGTATGGGCGAACTGCCGTCGGGCGTAGCCGTGATCTCCAGATAGTTCCAGCAGACGGCGGTGTCACCCATGACGGTGATCTCCTGCACATCGGCCTTGCCTTCGATGTTGACCTTGCCGCTCATCGAACGGGAGCGCTGTTCGAACTCAACCTTACTCATCGGCGGGTTGCCTGGCGTAAGAAAGACGACATCGTCGGTCATCAGATTCATGACCGTGTCGAGATCGCCTTTACGGGAGGCATCGAGCCAGAGCTCGATGGCAACGCGAATCTGCTGTTCGTCTGTAAGGCTCATGGGCGCGTGTCTTTTTTAAGAGCGTTCAGAACAATGTCTTTGGTGAGCAGCTCCGGCAAAACATCGGGAACGCTCTTCCCAATGGGATAGATGACATAGGTTGGAACTCCACTGCGTCCGACGGAGGCGAGTTCGCGCGTAATCGCCGGATCGTACTTGGTCCAGTCGGCGCGGATGAGCACAACCTTGTTGTTCGCCAGCTCGTGCTGGACCTCTTCCGAGCGTAGTACGAGCCGTTCATTGACCTGACAACTCAGGCACCATGCGGCAGTGAAGTCGATGAAGACCGGCTTGCCTTCCGAACGGGCCTGGCTGAGAGTCTGCTCCGAGTACGGTTGCCAGGTGAGGGTTGTGTCTTTGGGGTGGCGCAATGCAACGCCGAGCGAGGCAGCGCCAATCAGGACAGCGGCGATCACGCTGGCCCAGCGCGCGGGCCATCTTCCCAAAACCCAGCCGGCGATTGCGATCAGCAGCAGACTGACGCACAGCCATGCCATCCGGTCGACTCCATCGGTTCCGAAGAGATGGCCGTAGACCCATATCAGCCAGATCACGGTGGCGAAGAGAGGAATTGCGGTCAGCTGTTTAAGGATCTCCATCCAGGCCCCGGGGCGCGGAAGGAGTCTCGTCCATGCGGGCTGGAAACTTAGAACCAGATAGGGTGTTGCGAGCCCCAGAGCGAGCGCCGTGAAGATGGCAAAGGTGATGAGCGGTGGCTGCGCGAGCGCAAAGCCGATCGCGGCCCCCATCAGCGGCGCAGTGCACGGCGTGGCGACGATGGTTGCGAGCACCCCGGTAAAGAAGCTTCCGGTGTAGCCCTGCTTCTGGGCGAGGTTACCGCCGACGCTGGTGAGAGAAAGACCAAGTTCAAACTGCCCGGCGAGCGAGAGTGCGAAGAAAAAG is a window of Edaphobacter sp. 12200R-103 DNA encoding:
- a CDS encoding anti-sigma factor, whose product is MSRTTAHYEDTDLAMFAMQLLEGEEHQATSEHVSGCAFCRQELARLHGDLAACAYGVEMHAPASSVRERVMHRVTREKKAIPPAPVEEAIPAPAPTTTVSVEPAEEEEPRLEFRRRNVEPEPEPRPAKRWRSEDRPRRQSAGVAKGIFVWLGWAIAAGFAVAGVRLYQQQMEYRTRLAVLDAEVSQLRANATGAGRLIEAMTDPSAQRALLSPPESDSGSLAEGHVIYDADRGSLILLADHLAPVGIDKTYELWMIPADGTSPIPAGTFHPDAQGNGNVILPSLPKAVAVKAFGITIEDGAGSQTPTMPIVLAGS
- a CDS encoding YncE family protein, producing MRLGRIEAEGTPEVRIDRPSRRSRLQAISTLAFAAVSLGSLAGCGNTYRPVVTSINPVGPASQPNKYAIAISSPGPDLPGLVTIVDFSGDSVLVTANVGASPYYLMLDASGNTGYTLNGDKTLTSFDISPSLQTRDVIQTTLLDNANSNSIFSDATALFVTEPGRTAVAQLKESPPPPSLNQEFPIDPGYSPVYIAGNSGSPRAYVISQKDDGGPGEVAAIEMASSTISNKIDVGRSPIYGVMTTDGKRAFIMNKGDNTVSVINAQTNQADNVPAPAVNPIPVGVAPIWADLAPTRNELVVANEGDGVSKGSVSIINIPLCSAAALPGNPNCDPNNPIDANGFGQVLATVPVGVDPLMVAVLQDGSRAYVINRADSTVSVVNLTTNTVTATIPVPDSPHPTFIACISGTPTGKVYVTSPESDRMTIIRTDTDVVETTVPLQGKGIMVRTQLP
- a CDS encoding DUF92 domain-containing protein; the encoded protein is MQARALTWVVGLLLLAGALALPLGTARLGLPLWPLGRPLLLSVGFAAVVLLLRAATPAASAIGLLICFLLAEAPAAWSRYAKDTAEHWLLAALAALFVLTFAATKYGRGKKEARGLSESRRGRSASQIVANLGIAGLFAAVGWYEGCVAALAEAAADTVSSEIGQATGHRARLVTTGQIVPSGTDGGVTTAGTVAGLAAAAIVVAIGSGHHALWPTQVVTWMAAGAGLYFDSLLGATVERRGWMGNDLVNFSSTLCAAVLASIF
- a CDS encoding YdcF family protein; translation: MMVSRNNQRRQHPSTASTLLRTLLITAFVIGVAWCFYVVQQINEVASEDQAQQADAIAVFGAAEYSGRPSPTLHFRLDHAVDLYRMKIAPIIVTLGGGSDKDSGHTEGGVGRDYLLAHGVPIGNIIAETSSTDTEQQVHRLAAIARDFNLHHIVVVSDGTHLFRIRELCQDIGLDVYTSPRATVGHLGWWDLFMRYAHEVLSYTAWRLNLNFDWLRKGDD
- a CDS encoding L-threonylcarbamoyladenylate synthase; protein product: MTADTLRIHPDEPEPELISQVADRLHAGQVVALPTDTFYGLAVDPVNLRAVDRIYEIKSRARHKPLSLLIRDVAQAYELSRGLDTAFDRLAERFWPGPLTLIVRAGSKLPLRVTANTGNVALRVPEAAIPRAIVSSLGLPITATSANLFGMPECTYAYGVREQLGDKIPLIVDGGPTARSVPTTIVDISAGGSSWMILREGAIPTHEIALALSH
- a CDS encoding RNA methyltransferase; protein product: MAGSEEIKSRSNARVKQLRAAFAGQERLSEGLLAIEGEHLLEEAVRSGLEIRTVFLTEHQQIPDGVKATTEIVRLSTDVFRSAVETRSPQGIAALVAPAKFEIAEIFERQDQALIVIAAGLQDPGNLGTIIRSAEAFGANGVIATPGTVSVWNQKAVRASVGSVFRLPVATAATQEIADLAAEYGVRLLAAMGSAKGGVLRAQDISLSEPCAFLIGNEGAGLSQEWMKLGAESITIPCPGPVESLNAAVAASLLLYEASRQRSLETRRGAPRIPGPLRRRPTGATR
- a CDS encoding replication-associated recombination protein A; amino-acid sequence: MSLFDTTPMTTASRGAVRAPLAERMRPHTLDEYVGQGHLLGPGKPLRVAIENDDPTSMIFWGPPGTGKTTLAKIIAQRTHATFIEFSAVLSGIKEIKQVMADAEKAAHLGSRTILFIDEIHRFNKAQQDAFLPYVERGTIRLIGATTENPSFEINSALLSRCRVYTLVGLTEAQVVELLQRALNDAERGLGASGITAEDEALATIASYSSGDARNALNALEVAARLVQGRKEKILTKAIAAEALQRRVLQYDKRGEQHYDIISALHKSVRNSDPDAALYWLGRMLEAGEDPMYVARRVVRMAVEDIGLAAPEALNLCLSAKDAMHFLGHPEGELALAQAVVYLALAPKSNAVYVAYNTVRGDIQATAAEPVPLHLRNAPTKLMKDLNYGKNYQYAHDVEGRVADMECLPPSLAGRHYYVPTSEGREKLLAQRMEEIARIKASKRG
- a CDS encoding SgcJ/EcaC family oxidoreductase, which produces MSLTDEQQIRVAIELWLDASRKGDLDTVMNLMTDDVVFLTPGNPPMSKVEFEQRSRSMSGKVNIEGKADVQEITVMGDTAVCWNYLEITATPDGSSPIQRAGNVLSVFRRGADGQWRIWRDANLLGLVEKSECSSREVGS